ATTTCAAGGGTACTGCTTACCAAAGTAATATTCACATAAACTCACATTGCTCAAGAGACAGAAGGCATACCAATTCACCATATGTGAGTCCCAGAAATCGATCAACCCTAGTTTGATGCTTCAAAAAGAATGGACGTAGATGGTTCGTGTACAACTGCTTTGCTCCCTGGTAGAATCAGGCAGTTATTTACTAATTTTCATAGAAGAAAGCAGGTAGTTAATTACAACACAATTTTCCCCATGTGTCCGTATCTCATAAAGTTATGCATATAAACAGAGTATGTTATGAAATGCTACAAAGCATTATGAACACAGCTAAAAATGCAAccatagagaaaaaaaaaaaaaaaaaccaaaataaatatgcatttattttcttccaagTGCCTGTTATCATCCTCATTAACAAGTGATGTTCAACAGAATTGGATGACAATCATGATGCTGTCATTACTGCCTGACAGCCGAGACTAGCTGCTTATCACTTGACATCACAACTAAAAGATATAAACTCTAAAGCTAAATCAACTAGTCTAAACTACATTTTACTCCTCATAATCTCATTGCACCAACCCCCTTCCAAGTCCCTTCCAAAATGcctttcaaaaaagaaatttcaacctaattcaaaagaaatatgcttTAGTATTATCTGCAATGAGcttcattttataattatatatatatatatatgcacagTAACTATGTAATATGGTTTTGTTAATAAACCCAGGAGAAGAGTCCAAGTGATGAGGTAGGTGGGGAAAAGGGTTAAGATTAGAATAGGTCATGGGTCAAATCTCATCCCAATCtggcaaagaaaaaatatcattcaaaacagaaagatgaaaaaaattgtgaaattacTCAATTTATCCAAACATTCCCAGGATGTTTCCCGAATTACAAATGAGTTTGAATATACGAGGATAATTGAAATGACATACTGGAAGTTAATGCAAGAGAGGGTGAGAGAAAATAGATAATTAGAACCAACTCAACTTTGTGACTGCCTTTGTCATTTTCATTATGTACTGACACAAACACTCCAAAGAGAAGAATAGCATTGAACTTACATCGACAGATGGAAGTTGGAGCCAAACAAGAAAGGCAAACTTCAAATGATAGTACATTGGGCACCTGGTTACAACGACAATCAAAATGAGGTTGTCTATCAAGCTCAGGTAAACGCATGCTTAAATTAGTAGTGATATCTTTTCTTATAATGTTGTTAAGATGCAATTTACTCTTTCCCTATGCCAACATAATCTCATTTGTAACGATAGTTAAAAACACATTATATCCTGAATGCTACTGCACCATAGTCTTGTTGGAGAAATGGTTCATGTCATGATTATAACAAGTACATGAATAGataactttaaaaatatatgaaagagTGTAGGATAtctgattttattatttttcaaaatgtggatttcttttaattatataggaaaactgaattttttgcTATTCAATTCATCAAAACATTGTGGTTGACACATGCAATTCATCAGGGGTTTAATTAAACCATCTGTAATGTACAAACTCGAAAGAGGTCAAGAGTAATCCTGAAACTACACAAAACCGTATGGGATTCTGGGCAAATATACAAAGATGAACATGCACATGTAAAAAAGTAGTACACGTTAAACGacacaaataaaacaatttatCGGGTTTTCAAGGGGGAAAACTTGACCCATCTAACCTAAAATAGAGAATCTAACTTCATGACAATTGTAATGATTTTGAGAAATAGGATCCAGAATCTTACCAAGAAATAAGCTTGTCTGAAAATATTTCCACAAGGCTGAAAGATCCATAAGCTGCAACCATTTGAAGTGGACAATTGAAAGAACTAAATTAGTTGCATACAGTTGAGATGAAAGGTGAACCAAATCCAAgttcaaaaggaaaataatactAATAAGAATAATAACTTCTAACCTGCCCAATATAAAAGCCACTTTTCTTGTGCATTACGATCTTTCCTCTCAATTGCCTTGCATGTACAGTATACTGGTATACCAATCCCCACAGAACAACTATACCAGAGAAAAACTGAACGTCGAATCACAAAATAACCATTTTTGAAGCTTATACAGAAGAAAGAAACGGTAGTCATGGCTTACCATGCTGTTCGAAGAACAATGTTTGAACCGAGAGGGCAAAGGAGCAATCGTAAACCTACCTGCATTTGACAATCAAAGTTTCTTAATTTCTCACTGGAAATGGTAAAAAATCATTGGTTTATTTCCTCTAATTCATTATCTTGCACCGGATCagcaaaaattgaaattctaaaaacaaataatcaatttaaagTAAATCATCGgaaatattattgaataaacaatttaatttcatattatcAGTTATTACGAATCCCTAAATCAAACTGGAATTCGAATTTTGGGATCAGCCTGTTAcaactgttgatgcgaaatTGAAACGAGAGCAagccaaaagagaaaaatgtcATTGAGCAAAGAAAGGAAAGCAAAATCGGAGGAAGGTGAAACTTGACCTCGCTGGCTATGTTGGATCCGAGAAGCGCCATCTCCGAGCAGAGCAAAGAGCGCAGGGAAACCGCCTAACCGCTAATTTCGTTTTCGATATATGGCGTTTTTATACTTGTGATTTATTAATCTAAGTTAGTAGGCACGAGATAAATGGAAAAActgagaatttaaattaaggaaaaaaaaaagtaaattaaaaactaatatCACTTAAAATGATTTTTCGTTAAATTTAAAACCCATTCCACAAGACGTAGGTTTGTGAGTCTGTCCTCTTGCATTCAAGTTTGAATTCCTCTCTCCATTGATTATCGtatatatacttttaaaaaatccaaatccgTGTATTTTACTCTTAatcaattgtaattttttttttttctaattcaaTCGAATTCACATGTTGAGATTTATTAGACCTTGAAGATTATTAATCTTGGGAAGAGGGTTTAGCAACCTATATATGAACTAAAGCAATTGGTAATGTAAATTAATATTGGAAAAAGGAGGAATCGAACTTAGGATTTCgagtacaataataaatacTCTTAAATCACTTGAATTTACAAGCCACTTACATGCTTTGTTATTAGATTTTTACAACCCACCCGTGACGGATCGGGTCTGCCCTACTAATCCAAGGGGTTGGAGTGTGCTTAATACAATCTCACCAACATGTAATTGCGACCAAATTAAGATCATCTTGCTCACTTGGTTTAACTACCAGTATAttgttaataatttaaatgCTCTATTTTAGTTACAAACTTAGGCTACAAGAGTCAATCTTATAATTCAATCTATGAAGATGAAATGTAAGAAATAAGTGATGTGGAATGAAATATGATTCATTGATTCATAATTGAGTGTTGTGACATTGCCAATAATTGCTTAGCTTCCCTGTTATGTTTGTTCAAAAACAAGCCGAAAAAAGAGTTACAAGGGCAAAACGAAACGAGAACCACACGTACaccaaagaaagagaaaactagtcccaaatccaacaaaacaaattggtcggGATCATTAACTTAAccttaaaacataattacacCCCAAACCCCCAATAGTTAAAGAGTCAGAGTATAGACTATAATGAAGTAAAATAACTACTTAATTATTAGCTAGttctagctagctagctagctgcAAAACGCTAATTAGCGGCCCTAATTACACCTCCATGCCGACGTGGCAACCAGGGCTCTATCGTGCCAGCAAAGCACCAACTCGGCCTGCCGTTTCGCCACGTGGAACCCCCTGACCTGGACCTTCCCCAGCAAGCACTGGGCCTGAAAGTCCGCAAACTGGCTCAGCTCCACAGCCCTCATCCCTGCCCCTTGAAACGCTTCCCGCCACGGTGGGACCCTCCTCCCCGCCGCCTCCACCGCCGCCTGAATCTTCGGCCGCAGCAAAAACGTCTCAATCTTCTTCACCACTTCGCTGGAAGCCGCCGGGGCCGCGTCGAGCGACTCCAGCATAACGGAGAAAAACTCGAGGCTGGAGACAAAGTTCCTCCTGAAAGACGTCGTTGCGGAGTCCCCCATCCCGTCGGCGTCGACAAACACCACGACGCTTGGCGACAACCGCCGCATGTCGCCAAGAAAAGCGGAAATGTTGTTCTGAGAGCAGAGGCGGCGCAGGATGTACGGCGAGAGCAGAACCGCCGTTTTCTCTCCGTCCATGAACTTGACGGCCTTAAAGGACATCATCTCGAACGTACGGACGGGGACGAACTCTACCTGGAACCTGATCTTGAGGTCCTGAGCGAACTGGGAGAGGTTCTCCTTGACCAGCCGGGTTTCGCCTGCGTACTCCTCGGGCACGATAGCGGTGATGCGGAGCACCTGTGGGACTGGGCTGGTTCGGCCAGCCACGTCAGCTTTCTCGGCGAGCTCTTTCATCAGGGAAGCGTACTGGCCACCGAAGCCGATGTCGAAGTCGACGACGTGAATGAAGGCGGAGCCGCTGAGGGCTTCCAGGAGGGCTTGGTTGGTCGTGAAGTGGGAGAACATCGGGACTGGTGAAATTCCACAAAAGAACTTGTAGGCGCGGATGGTCTGGACGATTTCGGACCAGGACGAGAGCTGATTGTGAGCCGCTGAATCTGAGCCGTTGAGGATGGACTGGAGGGCGTCCCTGAAATAAACCGCCGCACGCTGGAGCGGTTTCCCGACGGGTTTCGACGGGGAGGATGATCGTAGCCGTTGGTTCAGGCGGTCCAGGATCCCCTGGGCGAGCTGCAACTCGTCCGAGTCGAAACAGTCCGCGGCGCGGATTAATTCCTCTATGAAATCAAACCCGACGTTCCAATTTCCCGGCTGATGGTCGTAAAAATTGTGGGTGGTGTTAGTGAAATTCTGGGTGGAGTATACTTCGGAGAGATTGATGTTGAAATCGGAGTGGACCAGCTGGGTCGGGTCGAACGGCTGGGGATGTGGGTAGTCGGAAAGATGAGAAATTTGTGAGTCGGTGGAGTTCAATTGCGGAATTGAAGTCTTCAAGTTGGGAACAGAGTCGTCGTGCAGGCCCAAGTCTCTCATGATCGAGTCCCAGTCCAGATTGTGCAGGGCCTGCTCGTCCCACTCAAGAGGGTCATGGTGATTTGAGTGAGACAGGACGTCTGAAACCGCTGAAATTTTTGCTGGTTTTTGCTCGGCCACCGGGCTGGGGCTGTGACGCAGGTCAAGAACAGACGTGGGTTCGTAGCACAAGTTTTGGATATTGAGATTGGCAGGAAAATTGAGGCCTCGGTTGGTTTGGTtggtgtttgtgtttgtgttgttgttgttgcaagATTCGAGTTTTGGGTTGGTTTGTGGAGAGGAAACGGGTACTCTCATGGCTTAGCAAGAAAGCTCTGTTTGCTCTATGAGCTGCTGCTCTGTTTTTGGGTGCTGGAAACGAAAGAGGGAGATGAGGTTGAAGAAGAGCTGAGGGGGCTTTTGGATGTGATGATTGCTGGCTTTTTATCTTTGCGTGTGTGCATGGAGGTTGGTGCTTGCTTGCATTAATATGTCATACATGACAGACATGGATGACGAGGGTCAGAGGAGGCTTTTAATCTCTTTGAGGCTTCTTGCTCAAGTCTTCCATGGCCATTTGCTTTTTGAGTTTCTGTGTCTTTGTTTGATTCGCTGCCTAATTCGCTTTTTGTTAACTCTCACTCAGCCCATGCAAAGCACTGAACTCAACCCATCTAGTGTTGCTTGATTTTCAGAAGGATCGCATAGGCAAAACTTTAATCACTCAAACCAGTGAAGTGAGCGGTTGGCTAGCTACTTACATGCACCAATCAACGATTGGCTTCAACGGGGAAAGTTTAGGTTTCCATGCACTATATTTTCCTCATCATATTCCTcaccaaaattttatatttttatatttattttaatttgaggTATCTATCTTAATGTGTGAGTGGATTCCACTTATGAGATAAATGTGATTAACAATATAATTAGCAGATTCAAACTctgaattaatttatttttttataagttTATTATTGGTGATAATTTTTAGAATAAGAAAGTCACACATAAAAACACCACGTAAACGATTGGAAGTCACACGCGCTCGTACTTACGGTCCCTAATATTGCTCCATTTCAGTCCTAATTGTGTTTTGGTTAATGTCATGcatccttttcctttttcgtCTTGAATCTGTTAAAATGGGTAAAGGTGAAAAACGGTCACTTGCAATGCCTTCACATCATCTGTACAAAATTCCAAGGCCTTTGCATATAGGAAGACTTCTCAATTCGTTTCAAGTCTTCAACGTAAAACGACAAATAAGTCAAACTATTGGCGTTAAAGCTCCAAAGTTGTGTTTCCCCAAAACTCTTCCGAGGAGAGGACCCACAAAAGCTCTTACTAAAACCAACCCCCCTTTACCTTTACTTATCCCACTTTGAGAAAAGCTTAGAAAAAGAACCATCATTAAATCTTTGAGAGGGCCGCAGATACTGGCTCACTCTCCCACATCGGAAGTTGGCAAAGTACCAATTAAAACCTAATTAGAGTATAATTAACTCTCTCTTTATCTTAGGTTTAATACCCTAAACTAGCATTAATTTATACTCTTCTTAATttacttaattaatcaaagaaCAAACTGTCGACGTACTCTACAAGAATGAAGCAACGTTCACACTTGTTGACGTTGAGGAGGGACCCAAAGGCCAAAGGGATGGACCCTACATGCAAATACTCCAGCGTAGATTGATTGGGCACAGGCGAGGGACCCACAGGACCCACAAGTAGGAGCCACTAGGGTTGCTTTTTGTCGGACATGCATGGTTTTGCATGGGCATGCACCATAGCAGCGTAGAAACCAGGCCCACGTTGGATTGCTTTGGCCAATTGCCATTGGCGGCAACCAGAAAGAGAGAATATGTTCCTTACAAGAATTTCCaatatggagagagagagagagagagagagagatagattGCAATCACCGATTGATTGATGCAAATCCTTCCGTCCATTTACGTACCAAAGAGCAAGTTAACACACAAGATCTAGCGATGCACATTTTCTGCaccttttgttttggtaatgGGTGTGATGGGTGGGAGGAACTTTACTATTGGAAAAGTTTTTGCCCACCACAGAAAGATGGGTCGAGTCTTTTTGCTAGAGACCTATAAACAAAAGTATTTTAGTACTAATTTTATAATGAGCTGAAGCACTTAAGTCCTAATCAACCTGATTATCATGTGTGTTTCATTCCAAAGCCAAAAAGAAggagaggaaaagaaagggTTTGTGTTAAATTGCCAATTCTTTGAGTTTTTCTGTGCTCTTTTTTTGTCGTTTAATAATGTAAACACTATGAAAGGATGATATAGGATCCTATGCAACTAcattcaagaaaaaaataataattgcatTTTGATCTCTGAATTTAAAATgaggaatttgaattttattttttattgcattATGTTgcatgataaattttttttttccttctcggaGTTAGGAAGGAGAAGGGGATTTCTCACATACACATTACCAATAAGGTGTCATAAAATTCGAATCTAAGACCAATAGTCTGCAAATTAAATTCACCGTCTAAACCACTTGTGTATATAgagttttctttataatttttaacaagTATCAAACGTAGTCTCTTTTTGTATAGTTTCTTTTAACATTCCATTAAAAACTTTAAATTGTATGGTCAAATACAAGTTTCTCATTTGAAATCcagttataaaaaataaaaataaaagagctatattttttttatttcttttcctttcttttaatttcagaACGGAGAAGAtgacaaaactaaaaagaaaagataaatagATGGTAAAGGACAGAATACGTTGCAGtagaaaaaacagaaagaataCGACAAATCCTAATGTCATTGTAGTTTGTATTAattaaccctttttttttaatggacatttctttttgtaaatTGACAAGTATAGATGTTGCAGATTGATTTGAGctttgatgattttatatacCATTAACTATTAAGGCATCCTCGTCCATTCTTTtagaatataataaaataatgcaacTGACGGCATCGATGAAGAGTTacaaaataattcaattgtaTATCTACTGACACTTTCGACAATAATGATAAGCATATTTTTCCTAATAATACAAAGGAAAACATCAGCAGATGATTCCATTATGGGTAGGATATGGAAGATCCAAGGTTTGCTTAACATGATCTCTTAACTCCTTATAGTCAAAATTCTTCTATTAATAAACTGTCAATATTGTTATAGACGTTGGGATTAAATTTCTCATTATCCTAAACTTCGTTTGTGCATATACGTTAGGATTCACGAGTTGTTTATATGTATTTAGGATTTACTTAATGCTTTTAAAAGTGGgcgaaaataattttttttgtggcCTAAAAATAGTTTAATATTGCAAATTAGTATGAAAATGGAGTTTTCTGTAGCCAATACTTATCAATGGAGGTAGAAAAGTACTTACTTAAGAACTAAGGTTTCTTATAATTAAGTACACGGGGCACACACGGTGGGAGAGGGAAGCTTGAAGCacacaaaagagagagagagagagagagagagagagagaggaggtgaTGGGAATTGAGCGGGGTTGAGATTCTGATTTAAATCATTCATATAAAGATGGTCTCACCAGTCCATTCACCCACtctccaaaagaaaataaaaggcaaagggtgatggggagagagagagagagagagagagagagcactgGCGCATGCAGCTGTGGTAGGGAGATTTTTTAGGCACCATAGTGGCCTGAGGATCTTCTATCTCTCTCGTGCAAGCATTCACCTTACACTTAGAGCCAGCAAGCCCTCCTCCTTTTTGTGATATGGGATTGGGATCCCCACTGGATATGTTGATTTTGCTTTGAAAAATACCCCTTGAttcattttagtttttatatatgtatgaccaccattcttcattttctttttctcttctttgatTCCTCCACATTTTATacatgctctctctctctctctctctctctctctctctctctttgattcCTCCAAATAGTATGTGGTGTATGGTGAAAGGTGTTTGGTATACTCTTCTGCAACTTGAATTGATGATGGCATGACCAACTCTCAGATATGTAGTTGGATTGATGATACAACCAAGACATTAACAGGAAGCTATGCCCTTAGCCTTAGGCCCCTTTCAATGCCAATTTGCCagcaacaaccaaaaaaaaaagaaaaaaaaaaaggtttaaaTCCAAGAAGGTTAATATTTTGAGTATCCAATCCAAAACTGATCGAGTAGTTTTTGTCTACAATTAGTTGTATATAACTAACCATATTAATGTccgtaattttttattttgtagtaGCCAAAAGCTATGGCCTAGCCAGAtcttctaaaaataaataaataaaatacgaTTAGTGAGTGGggataaaacaaaataaattaaattgagaaAGACCCTAAAAATTGTGctgcttcttctcttttgttcAAAAATAGGCTTGTTAGGTGAAGAGCACAATTCcaatatgattttattttaataaaataaattgcattTGTTTAATTCACTTTTAATTCCCCCTGtctattttaaataaataaataaaaattcaacacaaataaattcaaagtgacataattgaaaaaaaaaaaaaacccaaaaaacgaGGACAAAACATAGCAATACAATACAGCGTTTGAAGACGTCATGAGCCCAAAATGTCCGAGCCCAACTCagattttctaacaaaaacccgtTTGATTCCCGCGAAAACTTCTCAACTGCATGGTCTCCCTCCACGGGTAGACAAGGACCCTGATCACCTGCCACGTGCCTGAATAACCATCCACGTGTCCATGAACAAAGCCACCTGGCTctaacattattattattattttttggattaaaCGCATGAGCTATAATTGTTTATCTGATCCGCATCTCATCACCTTTCTTCTATATAGATCCTCAACCTCCTCACTTCATTGCAATCCATTCACTTTTCTTACAATGTTGAACAACAAATCTTCAAACCAACAACCATTTCCGTTTACCTTCTTCATCTTGCTTTTCATTGGTCTGTCTTTGCCTGCTGCAAAGGCAATATTGAGAAATGAGGAGCAATATGGCTCAGGtgcttctgctgctgctgcaggGTCTCTGGTAAAGAGAGATCAACGGAGGGCATTGGTTGTGACAGAGTATGGAGAGATCTCATCCATTGATATCAGTGATGGGCACAGAGGGCCCTACCATATTCAGTTCATCACCTTGGAACCCAACTCTCTCTTCCTTCCTGTACTTCTCCATGCAGACATGGTCTTCTATGTTCATACAGGTGCTCTAATTatactttttatttgtttattatgtgatttgggattttttgtaatctttgtttttgttggtttagGCAGTGGGAGGTTGAGTTGGGGTGATGAGGATGACATTAAAAGGGTGGCTATAAAGAGAGGTGATCTCTTTAGGCTTAGGCCAGGCTCTATTTTCTTTGTACAGAGTGATTTGCAGGCTGAGCGCCAGAAGCTTAGAATCTATGCAATCTTTGCAACCAACACTGATGATGACTTATACGTAAGACCACCTAtttctctgcttctttttcttttcctgatTCAATGGACATTTTCATTCACTTGTgtccaaattttcttttttctgataCCAAAACCTGTGCAGGACCCAGCAATAGGAGCATACTCTAGTGTTAGGGACCTGGTTCGAGCCTTTGATCCGAAAGTGCTTCGATCAGCTTTTAAGGTATGAACAACTCTGGGCCAAAATCGACAACTTTGCTGTAAATTGTAATCATCCTGCTATCTGTCAGAAATAATTGTGAAGATTTTGGTTTCTGTTGGTTTTCTGACTACTAGACGATGTGGTTGATTAGGTCTCTGATGAAGTGATAGAATCAATAATAAATGGAACAGACCAATCAGGCATTGTACACGCAGTGCCAACAAAGAAGGAAACTTTCTGGGATTTGGAGGCTCGGTTCTTGAAAACCTTCCTGACAGGCAAAGATGGCAGTGCAttcaacaagaacaagaagaaaacaaagaccTATAATATTTTTGATGAGGGCCCAGATTTCAAGAACTGCAATGGTTGGAGCTTAACTGTGAACAAGAAAAACTCCCAATTGTTGAAGGGATCAAACATTGGTCTTTTCATGGTGAATTTGACAAAGGTCTGGTTCTGTGGTATTTAGCTTGATCTTATGTTAATTAGAGTCTAATTAATTTGATGCCTAATTCTAAAACTCGCTTTGTTATTGAAGGGGTCAATGATGGGGCCTCACTGGAATCCAAGGGCAACTGAGATAGCAATAGTACTACATGGGCAAGGGATGGTTAGGGTGGTTTGTTCTAGCACTGCAGCAAAGAAATCAGAGTGCAAAAGCATGAGGCTTAGGGTTCATGAAGGAGATGTATTTGCCGTGCCGAGGTTCCATCCAATGGCTCAGATGTCGTTTAACAATGACTCCCTTGTGTTCATGGGGTTCAGCACAACAACGAGGAGAAACTATCCACAGTTTTTGGCTGGAAAATACTCTGTTCTGCAGAGTTTGGACAAACAGGTCTTGGCGGCGTCGTTTAATGTTAGCAACACAACGGTTGATCAACTTTTGGCTGCACAGGCTGACTCAGTGATTATAGATTGTACTTCTTGTGCTGAAGAAGAGGAGAGACGGATGATGGAAGAAATTGAGAAGgagagggaagaagaagaagctaaGAAGTGGGAGGAAGAGGAGGCTAGAAAGAGAGCAGAGGAGAAAGAacagaggaagagagaagaagaagaggcagcaaggaagagagaggaagaagaggcagcagcaagaaagagagaggaagaagcagcagcagcaagacagagagaggaagaagcagcagcagcaagacagagagaggaagaagaagcagcagcaagacagagagaaaaagaacaagaagcagaaagacagagagaagaagaacaagcagcaaaacagagagaagaagaagaagcaaaaaagagggaaggggaggggaggcaaagagaagaagaaagaagacaaGAGGAAGAAACAGAGAGGGAGAGGCAGCAACAAAAGGAATGGGAAAGAAGAGGGCAGGAAGCACAGACGGAGCAAGAAGAGGCCAGGAGACAACAGGAAGAAAGGGAAGGCAAAGAAAGACCAGAAGAGTCAGCGAGGGAAGAGGAGGGGAGgcaaagagaagaagaaagaagacaaGAGGAAGAAACAGAGAGGGAGAGGCAGCAACAAAAGGAATGGGAAAGAAGAGAGCAGGAAGCACAGACGGAGCAAGAAGAGGCTAGGAGACAACAGGAAGAAAGGGAAGGCAAAGAAAGACCAGAAGAGTCGGCAGGAAGACAGCCAGAGGAACGAGAGGGAGGTGGCAGAGGCATTGATGTTGAAGAGGGAAGGAGATATTTGAGGGTCTTGAAGGTTTAATCGATCTATCTTCTCCAGTTGGCTCGGCTGTTCTGTCTTATGAGTTTGGATTGCTGCATGTTttgttaataaaaataatatatgttatgctgcgtgttttcttttaatgtaATAAACTTCTATGACCCAAgtccaaaataaattttgcTGCAAattagagggaaaaaaaaggatgaaaattatttatttgttgataAGAAATATTTGAGCCTAcagaagaaagataaaatattGAATCTTATTTCAATCCTTTTCAAGGAAAAACAGAATTAAAGGCTGAGGAAACACAATTCTATGTATTTCAAGCGACCTTAACGAAGTGAAAATGCAACCTGTTTTAAAGTTGATTGAATCACACCTCTGGATTTCCAAAGGGTGGCGTTTTTAAGTGAAATACAGCTCAAACTTTTCAGATTCAAGTCAAGAACtagaagagaagaaattgcACGTATTGTTTGACATTGATGATGAAAATGATATCTCAGATAGcactaggaaaaaaaaaccaatgtaAATACAGCTCCCTCTGGGTTTCATGGCAAAACAGAGTGATGAGCTTCTAAGCTCCGCCAGCAACCTTACAAAAAGCAAAGAGATGGTTTGTCTACACCCGGATTTGAGAGAACATTACTGGAGCCTGTTATATAGGACACAACAACAGTAACGTCATCAAGCTTGCCTCCATAATAACGGAACCCGGCTTCTTGAGCAGCTGTAGAAAATGGTGTCTGCCTGTTCTTATCTAGTGCTCGCTGCCGTGCCAGAGCTGCTATCTTCTGAGCAGTTACCTGTGGTTCCAAGCCAGCCCTTACCGCATGAACAACAACAGCAGTAACCTCGTTGTTATACAAGTTGTCAAACAACCCATCGGTTCCAGCTATAATGACATC
Above is a genomic segment from Prunus dulcis chromosome 7, ALMONDv2, whole genome shotgun sequence containing:
- the LOC117633876 gene encoding HVA22-like protein k, with amino-acid sequence MALLGSNIASEVGLRLLLCPLGSNIVLRTACCSVGIGIPVYCTCKAIERKDRNAQEKWLLYWAAYGSFSLVEIFSDKLISWCPMYYHLKFAFLVWLQLPSVDGAKQLYTNHLRPFFLKHQTRVDRFLGLTYGELHKLISAHQAEIEYARAVVMKILGSDPRPNSDVPQQNAIEGQARIAPVSESDHED
- the LOC117633540 gene encoding scarecrow-like protein 15 — its product is MRVPVSSPQTNPKLESCNNNNTNTNTNQTNRGLNFPANLNIQNLCYEPTSVLDLRHSPSPVAEQKPAKISAVSDVLSHSNHHDPLEWDEQALHNLDWDSIMRDLGLHDDSVPNLKTSIPQLNSTDSQISHLSDYPHPQPFDPTQLVHSDFNINLSEVYSTQNFTNTTHNFYDHQPGNWNVGFDFIEELIRAADCFDSDELQLAQGILDRLNQRLRSSSPSKPVGKPLQRAAVYFRDALQSILNGSDSAAHNQLSSWSEIVQTIRAYKFFCGISPVPMFSHFTTNQALLEALSGSAFIHVVDFDIGFGGQYASLMKELAEKADVAGRTSPVPQVLRITAIVPEEYAGETRLVKENLSQFAQDLKIRFQVEFVPVRTFEMMSFKAVKFMDGEKTAVLLSPYILRRLCSQNNISAFLGDMRRLSPSVVVFVDADGMGDSATTSFRRNFVSSLEFFSVMLESLDAAPAASSEVVKKIETFLLRPKIQAAVEAAGRRVPPWREAFQGAGMRAVELSQFADFQAQCLLGKVQVRGFHVAKRQAELVLCWHDRALVATSAWRCN
- the LOC117634056 gene encoding vicilin-like seed storage protein At2g18540 — its product is MLNNKSSNQQPFPFTFFILLFIGLSLPAAKAILRNEEQYGSGASAAAAGSLVKRDQRRALVVTEYGEISSIDISDGHRGPYHIQFITLEPNSLFLPVLLHADMVFYVHTGSGRLSWGDEDDIKRVAIKRGDLFRLRPGSIFFVQSDLQAERQKLRIYAIFATNTDDDLYDPAIGAYSSVRDLVRAFDPKVLRSAFKVSDEVIESIINGTDQSGIVHAVPTKKETFWDLEARFLKTFLTGKDGSAFNKNKKKTKTYNIFDEGPDFKNCNGWSLTVNKKNSQLLKGSNIGLFMVNLTKGSMMGPHWNPRATEIAIVLHGQGMVRVVCSSTAAKKSECKSMRLRVHEGDVFAVPRFHPMAQMSFNNDSLVFMGFSTTTRRNYPQFLAGKYSVLQSLDKQVLAASFNVSNTTVDQLLAAQADSVIIDCTSCAEEEERRMMEEIEKEREEEEAKKWEEEEARKRAEEKEQRKREEEEAARKREEEEAAARKREEEAAAARQREEEAAAARQREEEEAAARQREKEQEAERQREEEQAAKQREEEEAKKREGEGRQREEERRQEEETERERQQQKEWERRGQEAQTEQEEARRQQEEREGKERPEESAREEEGRQREEERRQEEETERERQQQKEWERREQEAQTEQEEARRQQEEREGKERPEESAGRQPEEREGGGRGIDVEEGRRYLRVLKV